GTACTGGAAGTCAGACAAGTCATGACGGTGTGTGACTTGGGAGGATACTTAAGAGGTGATGGTGTTCATATTTACCTGCGATGTTGGTCCTAggaggtggaggttgagggtttgggagattctgtgAAAATTCTGGATGAGTTTCTCTCACCACCTGTGTCCTCCGCCCCCCCACAACCTCAACTCTCCCACTACTCCCCTTTCGCTCCCTCTGTCTTGTTCTCTCCTCAAATAGGGGTCCGGGTCTGTGTAGGTCCAGACAAggaggcagattcccttccctgaaggacattagtgacccagttgggtttttatgacaatccagcagttttcatggtcactttttcccagtgccggccccacaaatgaccagattcattcagctccatttcacaacctgcctttgtgtttttgtgggttctctctcactcccttttttgttttaaatcaatttcacaggtcattagaaggggaggatttgaagTTGGGAAATTGAAACCAAACACCACAGCAGGATCTGACGAGAGTCGTATAATTTATCAGAACTTGAATATCGTCAgaatttgaacatggaaggaaaaagcactgttcacagtggggagaaaccgtacacgtgttctgcgtGTGGTCGAGGCTTCAGTCGATCTTCTGGCCTTTCGAGGCacaagcgcagtcacactggggagaatccGTGGACATGTGGGGACTATGGGAAGGCATTTAGTTACCCATCTGACCTAGAaacccatcgacgcagtcacaccggggagagaccgttcacttgccctcagtgtgggaagggatttactcagtcatccagcctgctaaaACACCAGAGAGATCATaatggggagagaccatttacatgttccgagtgtgggaagggattcactcagttatccaacctgttaAGACACCAGCGTGGTcatgctggggagaggccatttacttgctgtgtgtgtgggaagggatttattcagtcatcccacctgttggcacatcagcgagttcacactggagagagatcatttacttgctccgagtgtgggaacggattcactcagttttccggcctgctgaaacaccagcaaattcacactggggagaagccatttacctgctctttgtgtgggaaaggattcactcagtcatcgcacctgctgaaacaccaacgggttcacactgaggagagaccttttaaatgcttgatctgtgagaagtgctttaaaagttctgtGGAACTGACATCCCATCAACGGGTTCACTCTgacgagagaccatttaaatgtgtggactgcgggaagtgctttaaaagctctggtgacccatcaacgtgttcacactgaggagagaccgttcaggtgctcccactgtgggactgggttcaggaaatcATCATTACTCACCCgtacaccagagaattcacactggggagaggccgctcatctgctcggactgtgggaagggattcaatcattcacctaacctgctgaaacaccagcgcattcacaccggggagaagccgttctcctgctccaagtgtgggaagggattcactcagtcatcccatctgctgagacaccagcgaggtcacaaATGATTACAGTGATTGGATTTTCCTGTAAATCACATGAAAGACTGAAGATGATACATTTGAGTCTGTTTCTGCTGCTGTTAATAAACACCAGCCCAGTTATATGGGGTTGGCCTTTGGCAGGACAGGAagtgccagaaaatcccacccagtgaaaCAATCCGATCAGTTGATTCTGCTCCTCTCCCTTCCACCAAACCACTCAGTAAAGCTGCCTCTAAAGTCCTTTCTTGTCCAAgttctgaactcacatctttccccTCTTTTTCAGCTATCCCATCATGCccgctcagagctcatcttgtccgtgAGACTTGCCTTTTGTTCCTTTCACCCGATTCTCACGAAACTGCTGAACATCCAGTTTGCTCATTTTAGCCGATATTAACACACCGCTCTGTCTCTTGATACTGTTCCTCTTACCTTGAAATCCACCGTTGTCACACAGCCTAAAAATTAACCTTTGATCCCACCATCCTTGAAATCTAATGCCCCATctacaacctccctttcctctctaaAGTTTGTGGACTCGGTgtccccccaaggatctatcctcggcccctcctatttctcTTCTGCACGCTGTCACTAGGTGATGtcatccaaaagcaccgtgttagttttcacatgtacactgacaacacccagctctgcctcacccccatccccatccattcctccactgttactaaattatcaaactgcttttcCCACATCCAGTGCTTCCAATGCTCCTTATAGAGCAGTGGTTCCAAAGGACTGACATATTGTAACTGTTACATCCCTGTTCTCAAGCACAGTAATTACATCCAATCAGCTTCACATCAATGTTGGGGAAAGTTGAAGCCAATTGTCTGGGACAAAATCAACTGGCAGTTGGGAAAATTTGGattattatttccagcattttctgtttttaacaccGAAAGCTTCCCTGGATGTGAAGGCTGGGAGAGACACTCTGGAAGGTATGGGGAGCTAGGACTTGTACATGGAAAGTAACCAAAGGTATAAATCTGAAAGGAGAAATGGTCCAAAAATAGAACAGTCGTTGACAGGACATCAGTTAATTTCCTTTTCCCCTGGAGAAATCAAGGACTTGACACAGTGTGTTTgagacaaagctgatttatttcacaAATAACAAGATGTTAAACTCTAGCCCAGCTCAGTTACAGAGATTCAAAATAAACCCCAATTGTCAGAATGAAGATGGTTCAGTTCTGGGTGTGATTAACAGTGACAGTAACAGCAGAATCAACACTTTAAATGAACAGAGGGCAAATATAAATTCCCGCTGCAGGTTTGACAGTCTAGGAATAGGTGGCATTGTCTAAAAGTTAGAACCAGACCTTCAGGACTGAAGTTACACAGGAGACAAGACACAGAAACAAGCCACTGGACACAACCAGTCCAGCTCAGTGTTTCTGCTCCAAAGGAGCCACCCTCCCATCTCTCCACATCTAAATCTCTCATTGTCatcctctattcccttctccctcttgTGTTTGTCTAGTTTCCCCTTCATTACATCTAAATTGTTCCCTTCATCCAGTCCCTGtgccagtgagttccacattctcaccattccctggttgaaggattgcattggatttgtttatggtcacctgtaccaaggtacagtgaaaaatattgttctgcgtacgattcagacagatcattccatacatgaaaaaacttaaggcatacataaatacacaatgtaaatacataggcacaggcattgggtgaagcatacaggggtgcagtactactcagtagagaagatgtgtgaagagatcggaTCAGTCTATAAGAAggtgatttaggagtctggtaacagcagggaagaagctggaagaggttggaagagtgaataagctgggtgggaggggtctttgattatgctgcccgctttccaaggcagcgggaggtgtagacagagtcaatggatgggaggcgtttgataaggttccccacggtaggctactgcagaaaatacagaggcatgggattcagggtgatttagcagtttggatcagaaattggctagctggaagaagacaaagggtggtggttgatgggaaatgttcagactggagtccagttactagtggtgtaccacaaggatctattttggggctactgctgtttgtcatttttataaatgacctggcggagggcgtagaaggatgggtgagtaaatttgcagatgacactaaagttggtggagttgtggacagtgcggacggatgttacaagttacagggggacatagataagctgcagcactgggctgagaggtggcaaatggagtttaatgcagaaaagtgtgaggtgattcattttggaaggaataagaggaagacagaatactgggctaatggtaagattcttggcagtgtggtgagcagagagatctcggtgtccatgtacatagatccctgaaagttgccacccaggttgagagggttgttaagcaggcgtacggtgtgttagcttttattggtagagggattgagtttcggagccatgaggtcatgttgcagctgtacaaaactctggtgcggccgcatttggagtattgtgtgcaattctggtcgccgcattataggaaggatgtggaagcattggaaagggtgcagaggagattgcctggtatggagggaaggtcttatgagggaaggctgagggactcaaGGCTGTTTTGGTtaaagagaaggttaagaggtgacttaattgaggcatacaagatgatcagaggattggatagggtggacagtgagagccttcttcctcggatggtgatatctagcatgaggggacatagctttaaattgaggggagatagatatgacagatgtcagaggtaggttctttactcagagtagtaagggcgtggaatgccttgcctgcaacagtagtggactcgccaacactaagggcattcaaatggtcattggatagacatatggacgataagggaatagtgtagatgggctttagagtggtttcacaggtcggcgcaacatcgagggccgaagggcctgtactgcgctgtaatgttctgttctatgttctatattctgggctctgttcacgactctttgtaatttcttacggtcttgggtcaattagttgccataccaggctgtgatacagccagataggatgctttctatgctgcacctgtaaaagttggttagagtcactgtggacatgccacatttccttagtttcctcaggaagtattggcgctgttgtgctttctttgtcgcagcgtcgatgtgggtggaccaggacagattgttggttgcAGACCTAGAAAttagaagctgctaaccatctccacctcggccccattaatgcagacaggggtgtgtacagtatttcatagaatttacagtgcagaaggaggccattcggcccattgagtctgcaccggctcttggaaagagcaccctacccaagcccacaccaccctatccccataactcagtaaccccactcaaccaacactaagggcaatttagcatggccaatccacctaacctgcacatctttggactgtgggaggataccggagcacccggaggaaacccacgcacacacggggagaatgtgcagactccgcacagacagtgacccagccgggaatcgaacctgggaccctggagctgtgaagcaattgcgctaaccgctatgctaccgtgctgccctttgcttcctgaagtcaatgacaagctctttagttttgctgatattcaAGGAGAGAATATTgttattacaccactccactaggttctctatcactcTCCTGGCAccagtattatggtggtcttcttgaagcaggtgaggatggagtagggagaggttgaacatGTCCGAGAGCACATCTGcgagctggtccgcgcaggatctgagttttAAACCCCCATCCCACAAACTCTCCCTTCtctctgggctgaaatccaaataaagtgtcATAATTCTTTCTGTATCTTTTCAACAAATTTATACACGTAAAGGTATGAATATGTTTGATATTTCACTTCCTTCGTGACTTGTGACAGAtattaatctgaatcaccctggTTTCTTGTTCGCTCCCTGACTTATTAACTTCAAGAAAATATGGAGAAGATTGAAGCCACTCTTTTTGATCTCTGTTCAATTTCCATTCCTGGCGTatggactccatccctctccctggccatAGTCTAAGATCAAGTCAGTCTCTTTGTAACCTTGGTTTcacatttgaccccaagatgagcttctgacctcgtGTCTGTGCCATCACTCAGACCGCCTGTTTCACTTGCATTACACCATCCGGCCTCTTTCTTGTCTCTGTGCACCTGGTGCTGAAAACATTGGTCATGCCACCGTCACTTTCAGACTCGACTATTCCATTACACacgtggctgctctcccacattctagctCTGTAAACTTCAAACCATCCAAaaatcttaattcacagcaagttttttttacactaaCATCTGTGTGCTCCCTGTTTGTACtggctcccagtcaattctcacccttgttttcaaacccctccatggcctcatctctccctgtctctgcaacctcctccagccccacagtctCCTGAGATATCTGCAaatctgatcctggactcttgtacactCTCGATTATAATTACTCTCTGTCTCCacctcattttcctcctttaagactctcTTTAAGACTCACCTCTTtgtccaagtttttggtcacctgccctaatatctccttttgtgtctgggagtCTCACTTTGTCTCATAATGTTCCTGTgaggttgactgggatgatttatgatgttaacggtgttatataaatagaagttgttgttgttgactgtaaccctgacctcctgttttacatcccattggtttcacaacaaactctcggGTTTGCAGCCTCaataaagacggcggccgttaactcaggccagtcaccgggagcaggctgcagctgtccccccgctcgatgaAAACCCGGGCTCTTTCTGTATCTTTTTAACAAATTTGTATAAGTAAAGGTATGAATATGTTTGATATTTcacttcttattggggtttggagtctccaccgggtttcagtgaaacctcctGGCCGCGACCAGCGTCGTGCCCGGGAAATGATTGACGGTAGCTCTGGACCTATAGGAAGAGGTGGGTGGGTGTTGAGGCCCAAgctgagcagctggtcctccaaccaatcggagtgaatgagaggCGGGGCTGAGCCCCGGTCGCCATGTCAGCTGAAGCATGCGCGGTGCTGATGACAGCTCAGGACTCAGGCGGTCGGGTGGGAATTCTCAGACAGGCAGATCCCGCTCGCTGAgtcatgagggagggatggagccggcAGGTGGGTCGGGATTTTCGATAAACGTAGGCCCCAAGCTCTGATTACGAAGCTCGGATACGGCAGTTGAACCGGCGACAGCTGCTCGGGCTTTTCGCCGAGACAAGCCCGGGTGGCAGGGTGCATGCGGAGGGAGCGAGAGCCccggctttgctccgcctcccattcactctgattggttggaggactcgCCGCTCTCCATCGGTCTGCTAGCTCCACCCCCTTTTCCCATTGGTCTGCACCTgctgtcaatcagtccccgggcattgtgagctggatcaaacccttcacaatcattgtcagctccctggtttgcagctgcggtgcttctccctcccgggaacaggcccaggttaacgggcaccatcctgcttcagacactggaggatggttcacatcagaggatgggggaggggcacaataaataagagcttccactttgcactcaaatcaatgaggactctgatctctggcaaggaaggaaaccctggcaggtgggcggggagggttcacaaacacccgctggaggccccaaacccccaataagacccattggttttattgtcagtctgcagataggagctggagaactgaacccaggcagaggagagggagggagaaaactgggagtggaggaaagaaatggtgccgatggtgagatgggtttggatttcagcccagggaggaggaagagtgtgtgggacggggatttacaactTTGAGGAAAATATGTTCTCGATAAACTAGAATTGACTGTTCAGAATTtgtcataaatacaagatagttacgaaTAAATCCAAGGGAGCAATACGGGCAAATGTACTTACGCACAGGTttagaatgtgcaactcattaccatggaaaggagttgaggaaagtactgagatgttttcaaaaggcaacgggacaagcacatgagaaaaTGGAATCAAAAATCAGCTGAcaggctgagatttgataggtgtgacagtcgaagatgtgtgccgagtattgacagcagcagaatctgtgacagaatggcctgtttgtgtcttatatattcacaatatttcaatgtaatctccttttacagaatatttgcagatgcaagcatcatgttgagatctgacagagtcacttgattcatcaggactggcctttcaacgtggaaggagaaatgtttgtctgttttgtctttgggaaaatatttcaaaaatcactttgattggaaaagcaccgagacacagacatctaagtaattttccaacgttagctggaactgagctttaaccaatcacatagcatgaaattaaatttcagcatttacaccagagagacaccttactcaggcttcaactgatgatccaagttcgAGAGGCGtaaggacattcgcaccaaaggaatcaagaagcagcaattggacattcagccccgtgagcctgttccaccatttaataacatcacggctgatctgatagtgacctcaaatctgcatcccacctacacctgataacttgtcgataacgatggagaaaccgtggaaatgtggggactgtaggatgggattcaattacccatctgaattggaaactcatcgacgtattcacactggggaaaggccgttcacctgctccatgtgtgggaagggatccaCTACGTTATCCAACCTCATCACACACCAGCATGTTCatactgaccagagaccgtttaaatgtgctgactgtgagaagaactttaaaagcagaaaggatttactgatacatcaacgcactcacactggggagaggccgttctcctgctctgtgtgtaggaaggcattcactcagtcatccgaactcctgagacaccaacttgttcatactgatcagagaccttttaaatgtgctgactgtgagaagagctttaaaagcagaaaggacttactgttacatcaacgcactcacactggggaatggccattcacctgctttgtgtgtgggaagggatttaatgcttcatcaaacctccggactcaccatcaggtccactctggccagagaccgtttaaatgtgctgactgtgaaaagagctttaaaagcagaaatgatttactgTTCCATCAACGCcaacacactggagagaagccattcacctgctccacgtgtgggaaaggattcactcagtcatcgaacctccggacacaccaacgtgttcacacagataagagaccttttcaatgttctgactgtgagaagagctttaaaagtcaAAGGTGTTTaatgatacatcaacgcactcacactggggagaggccgttcacctgctctgtgtgtgggaagggattcactgagtcatcccagcttttgaaacaccagcgagttcacactggggaga
This portion of the Scyliorhinus torazame isolate Kashiwa2021f chromosome 5, sScyTor2.1, whole genome shotgun sequence genome encodes:
- the LOC140418536 gene encoding uncharacterized protein: MEKPWKCGDCRMGFNYPSELETHRRIHTGERPFTCSMCGKGSTTLSNLITHQHVHTDQRPFKCADCEKNFKSRKDLLIHQRTHTGERPFSCSVCRKAFTQSSELLRHQLVHTDQRPFKCADCEKSFKSRKDLLLHQRTHTGEWPFTCFVCGKGFNASSNLRTHHQVHSGQRPFKCADCEKSFKSRNDLLFHQRQHTGEKPFTCSTCGKGFTQSSNLRTHQRVHTDKRPFQCSDCEKSFKSQRCLMIHQRTHTGERPFTCSVCGKGFTESSQLLKHQRVHTGERPYTCPVCEKKFTQSSDLTRHQLVHTDQKPFKCSDCEKRFTSKQNLLKHQRVHTETES